The Blastopirellula retiformator genome includes a region encoding these proteins:
- a CDS encoding acyl-CoA thioesterase → MITKYEMHIRVRYQETDAQARVHHANYITYFEVVRTEMLRELGFSYREMEESGLFLVVAEAECKYKAPAVFDDLLCVSVETTRAKGVRIENRYEVRRDDEIIATGRTLLACVDKAGKPRPIPKRLCPPE, encoded by the coding sequence GTGATCACGAAGTACGAAATGCACATCCGCGTCCGGTACCAGGAAACGGACGCCCAAGCGCGAGTCCACCACGCGAACTATATCACGTATTTCGAGGTCGTCCGGACCGAAATGCTGCGGGAGCTGGGCTTTAGCTACCGCGAGATGGAAGAGTCGGGGCTGTTTTTGGTGGTCGCCGAGGCGGAATGCAAATACAAGGCGCCGGCCGTCTTCGACGATCTGCTCTGCGTCTCGGTCGAAACGACCCGGGCCAAAGGGGTACGGATCGAGAACCGTTACGAGGTCCGCCGCGACGACGAGATCATCGCCACCGGCCGAACCCTGTTAGCGTGCGTCGATAAAGCAGGGAAGCCACGACCGATCCCGAAACGCCTGTGCCCGCCGGAATAG
- a CDS encoding ABC transporter ATP-binding protein — translation MIHVRELVKAYDDLRRGKFVAVDHVSLFAMPGQIYGLLGPNGAGKTTVLRILSTVLKPTSGSVQVNGYDVVMEPAMVRRQIGFVSTNTAVYERMTAWETVEYFGRLYGIEKDQLDERMNTIFRRLRMDEMRDVLGSKMSTGMKQKVSIARAIVHDPPVLVFDEPTLGLDVFVGRALLQIIAELREQGKCIIFSSHIMREVEKLCDQVAIMYKGKILAEGSQAELRDRYSQPDLEEIFFHLIGEPEDMADYAGAEQSENA, via the coding sequence ATGATTCACGTTCGCGAACTTGTCAAAGCTTACGACGATCTCCGCCGCGGCAAATTTGTGGCGGTTGATCACGTTAGCCTGTTCGCGATGCCAGGCCAAATCTATGGCCTGTTGGGGCCCAACGGCGCCGGCAAAACGACGGTCCTGCGCATTCTCAGCACCGTCCTCAAGCCCACCAGCGGATCCGTTCAGGTCAACGGCTACGATGTCGTAATGGAGCCCGCCATGGTCCGCCGTCAGATTGGCTTCGTCTCGACCAATACCGCCGTTTACGAGCGGATGACCGCCTGGGAGACGGTCGAGTACTTCGGTCGCCTATACGGGATCGAAAAGGATCAGCTCGACGAGAGAATGAACACGATCTTCCGCCGCCTGCGGATGGACGAGATGCGCGACGTGCTGGGGTCGAAGATGTCGACCGGCATGAAGCAAAAGGTCTCGATTGCGCGAGCGATCGTCCATGATCCCCCAGTACTGGTGTTCGACGAACCAACGCTGGGGCTCGACGTCTTTGTCGGCCGCGCCTTGCTGCAGATCATCGCCGAACTGCGTGAGCAAGGGAAATGCATAATCTTCTCGTCCCACATCATGCGGGAAGTCGAGAAGCTCTGCGACCAGGTCGCAATCATGTACAAAGGAAAAATCCTGGCCGAGGGTTCCCAGGCCGAGTTGCGCGATCGCTACTCGCAGCCTGACCTGGAAGAAATCTTCTTCCACCTCATCGGCGAGCCGGAAGATATGGCCGACTATGCGGGGGCCGAGCAGAGCGAAAACGCATGA
- a CDS encoding flavoprotein: MSNRCVAIGVTGGVAAYKTAMLVSRLVQSDVEVTTVLTTAATKFIGAATFAALTGKPPALDPFDPHYPLGAHIEIAKSVDLLCIAPASANFLAKTAHGAADDLLSTIYLAFTGPVLMAPAMNVEMWSKPSVQRNVAQLVDDGVEMIGPGSGWLSCRDQGAGRMSEPDEIFAAIQTRLATL; encoded by the coding sequence ATGAGCAACCGCTGCGTAGCGATCGGAGTTACCGGAGGCGTCGCCGCTTACAAAACGGCGATGCTGGTCAGCCGGCTGGTGCAGTCGGACGTCGAGGTAACGACCGTTTTAACTACCGCAGCGACCAAGTTTATCGGCGCGGCGACCTTCGCCGCGCTGACCGGCAAACCGCCGGCTCTCGACCCGTTTGACCCGCACTATCCGCTTGGCGCCCATATCGAAATCGCCAAGTCGGTCGACCTGCTTTGCATTGCGCCCGCCTCGGCCAACTTTCTGGCGAAGACCGCTCATGGCGCCGCGGACGACTTGCTGAGCACGATCTACCTGGCGTTTACCGGTCCGGTGCTGATGGCCCCGGCGATGAATGTCGAGATGTGGTCCAAGCCGTCGGTCCAGCGGAACGTGGCGCAACTGGTGGACGATGGAGTCGAAATGATCGGCCCCGGCTCTGGCTGGCTCAGTTGTCGCGATCAAGGCGCCGGTCGCATGTCGGAGCCGGATGAAATCTTCGCCGCGATTCAAACTCGCCTGGCGACTCTCTAA
- a CDS encoding phosphopantothenoylcysteine decarboxylase domain-containing protein, with the protein MAQILITSGPTRQYIDPVRYMTNGSSGRMGASLAAATIAAGHDVTIISGPVQVDYPIEARVIPVVTTEEMLAACEQEFPNCDGLIGVAAPCDYRPKRVEGHKIAKTGEPITLHLIETPDVVATMGAQKKSDQWVVGFALETEDARFRALVKLEKKNCDLIVLNGPEAMNAAENQVEILDRAGTSVALLAGRKEEVAAGIMAAIASKLMK; encoded by the coding sequence ATGGCCCAAATTCTGATTACCTCGGGTCCGACACGGCAGTACATCGATCCGGTTCGCTACATGACCAACGGCTCCAGCGGGCGCATGGGCGCTTCGCTGGCCGCCGCCACCATCGCCGCCGGTCACGACGTCACGATCATCTCGGGACCGGTTCAGGTCGACTACCCGATCGAAGCCCGGGTTATTCCGGTCGTCACGACCGAAGAAATGCTGGCCGCGTGCGAGCAAGAGTTCCCCAACTGCGATGGCCTGATCGGGGTCGCTGCGCCGTGCGACTATCGCCCCAAGCGGGTCGAAGGGCACAAGATTGCCAAGACTGGCGAGCCAATCACGCTGCACCTGATCGAGACGCCCGACGTCGTCGCCACGATGGGCGCGCAAAAGAAGTCGGACCAGTGGGTCGTCGGCTTTGCGCTGGAGACTGAAGACGCCCGGTTTCGCGCGCTGGTGAAGCTCGAAAAGAAGAACTGCGACCTGATCGTCTTGAACGGCCCCGAAGCGATGAACGCCGCCGAGAACCAGGTCGAAATCCTCGACCGCGCCGGCACGTCGGTCGCGCTGCTCGCCGGCCGCAAAGAAGAAGTCGCCGCCGGAATCATGGCGGCGATTGCGTCGAAGCTGATGAAGTAG
- a CDS encoding ABC transporter permease subunit/CPBP intramembrane protease, translating into MSWSNIKLILFRELRDQMRDRRTLFSIVILPVLLYPLMGLLVMQVMQFRQQNPARLQIIGAAEIPDSPPLLEGENFSAELMQKDWSPEMFEINILEATMDPDVVRQSAQDAITEGEFDALIYFPQGFAERVKQFQEHVKDDNKATPAEKAAEFPQPQIFVNSAREKSLVARDRFWTILMRWRDDVIEQNLAAHDVPPEATNPFTVDEVDLSDEPERRSFLWSKIFPFIVVVWALTGAFYPAIDLCAGEKERGTLETLLSSPALRSEIVGGKLLAIMTFSIATSLLNLASMGMTATLVMGQLSAAGAAGRLNFGPPPIWSVGWLLLALIPMAALFSALALAVAALARSSKEGQYYLLPLLMVNLPLVILPILPSVEISVANSLIPVTGVLLLMKTLMEGNYHDALIYAPIVILVTSICIWLAIRWAIDQFNNESVLFSENERFDLKLWLIHLYRDRNPTPLAGSAVLAGLLILMVRYFASPLFTLPTTGSGFVMYIVAIQFLTILLPVLALAALLARSWRETFLLKLPHVLTIPAAVLLAFAVHPFSIMLGSWVRSQFPVDEQTTQQLQDLLTPALEGLPFVVVILLMAALPAVCEEFAFRGFILSGLRHMGHKWGAIIISALFFGATHGMLQQSITATVVGVLVGFLAVQSRSLFACMAYHVTHNSLAIGMTALRAEGVEDSHWLSFIFKPTPPESELVLAEVVNDAFPYQPYLVGTAAIGLVLLIYYFTTLPAGLSEEERLQKALTRQPSETAATRPASKDPSQS; encoded by the coding sequence ATGAGTTGGTCCAACATCAAACTGATCCTGTTTCGCGAACTCCGCGATCAAATGCGCGATCGCCGGACGTTGTTCTCGATCGTCATCTTGCCGGTGCTGCTCTATCCGCTGATGGGGCTGTTGGTGATGCAGGTGATGCAGTTCCGCCAACAAAACCCGGCGCGATTGCAGATCATCGGGGCGGCCGAAATCCCTGACTCTCCGCCGCTGCTGGAGGGTGAAAACTTCTCGGCCGAATTGATGCAGAAAGACTGGTCGCCGGAGATGTTCGAGATCAACATTCTCGAGGCGACGATGGATCCCGATGTGGTCCGGCAGTCGGCGCAAGACGCCATCACCGAAGGCGAGTTCGACGCGCTAATCTACTTCCCGCAAGGCTTCGCCGAGCGGGTCAAACAGTTCCAAGAGCATGTCAAGGACGACAACAAGGCGACGCCTGCCGAGAAAGCGGCCGAGTTTCCTCAGCCGCAGATCTTCGTCAACTCAGCCCGCGAAAAGTCGCTGGTCGCCCGGGATCGCTTTTGGACGATTCTGATGCGGTGGCGCGACGATGTGATCGAACAAAACCTAGCGGCGCATGACGTTCCGCCCGAAGCGACCAACCCGTTTACGGTCGACGAAGTCGATCTGTCGGACGAGCCGGAACGCCGCTCGTTCCTCTGGTCGAAGATCTTCCCCTTTATTGTCGTCGTCTGGGCGCTGACCGGCGCCTTTTACCCGGCGATCGACCTGTGTGCCGGCGAAAAAGAACGAGGCACGCTCGAAACGCTCCTCTCTAGCCCTGCCCTGCGATCCGAAATCGTCGGCGGCAAACTGCTGGCGATCATGACCTTCAGCATCGCCACATCGCTGCTCAATCTCGCCAGTATGGGGATGACCGCGACGTTGGTGATGGGCCAACTGAGCGCGGCCGGCGCCGCTGGTCGACTTAACTTTGGCCCGCCGCCCATTTGGTCGGTCGGCTGGTTGTTGCTGGCGTTGATTCCGATGGCGGCCCTGTTTAGCGCTTTGGCGCTGGCGGTGGCGGCGCTCGCTCGCAGTAGCAAGGAAGGTCAGTATTACCTGTTGCCGCTGCTGATGGTCAACTTGCCGCTGGTGATCCTGCCGATTCTTCCGTCGGTCGAGATCAGCGTCGCCAATAGCTTGATCCCGGTGACCGGCGTCTTGCTGCTGATGAAGACGCTGATGGAAGGAAATTACCACGACGCATTGATCTACGCCCCGATTGTGATCCTGGTCACGTCAATCTGCATCTGGCTCGCAATCCGCTGGGCGATCGATCAGTTTAATAATGAGTCGGTGCTGTTCAGCGAAAACGAACGGTTCGATCTGAAGCTGTGGTTGATTCACCTGTATCGCGATCGCAATCCAACGCCGCTCGCCGGCAGCGCCGTGCTGGCCGGGCTGCTGATCTTGATGGTCCGCTATTTCGCCAGTCCGCTGTTCACGCTGCCGACGACCGGCAGCGGTTTCGTGATGTACATCGTGGCGATCCAGTTTCTGACGATCTTGCTGCCTGTGTTAGCGCTGGCAGCGTTGTTGGCTCGCAGTTGGCGCGAGACCTTCCTATTGAAGCTGCCTCACGTGCTGACGATTCCGGCCGCTGTCCTGTTGGCGTTTGCGGTCCACCCTTTCTCGATCATGCTTGGCTCGTGGGTTCGGAGTCAATTTCCGGTCGACGAACAGACGACGCAACAGTTACAAGACCTGCTAACGCCGGCGCTGGAAGGTTTGCCCTTTGTCGTCGTGATCTTGCTGATGGCGGCCTTGCCGGCGGTTTGCGAGGAGTTCGCGTTCCGCGGGTTTATCCTGTCAGGCTTGCGGCATATGGGTCACAAATGGGGCGCGATTATTATCTCGGCGCTCTTCTTTGGAGCGACGCATGGAATGCTGCAGCAATCGATCACGGCAACGGTGGTCGGCGTTCTGGTCGGCTTCCTCGCGGTGCAATCGCGCAGCCTGTTCGCCTGCATGGCGTATCACGTGACCCACAACAGCCTGGCGATTGGCATGACGGCGCTGCGAGCCGAAGGGGTGGAAGATTCTCATTGGCTCTCGTTCATCTTCAAACCGACGCCGCCAGAATCGGAATTGGTGCTGGCCGAGGTGGTGAACGACGCCTTCCCGTACCAACCCTATCTGGTCGGAACGGCAGCCATCGGCCTGGTGCTCTTGATCTATTACTTCACTACGCTACCAGCTGGCTTATCGGAAGAAGAACGCTTGCAGAAGGCGCTCACCCGCCAGCCATCAGAGACCGCCGCGACGCGACCCGCTTCCAAAGATCCCAGCCAATCGTAA
- a CDS encoding acetolactate synthase, translating into MSTGGESGTDYLTMRGRDYPSLRQFTVFLENRVGQLLEIVRRFEGSNVRIVALSINDATECAFVRFLLSDPEQGREILERAGLALIESDLIGIELPTGPQPLLRVCTALLQAEVNIVQAYPLLNTPNDRPAVALMTDNIEMAMETLSRKNFHILTENDLKFNDE; encoded by the coding sequence ATGAGCACTGGCGGCGAATCTGGTACAGATTATTTGACCATGCGCGGACGAGACTACCCCTCTTTGCGCCAATTCACGGTCTTTCTCGAAAACCGCGTCGGGCAGTTGTTGGAAATCGTGCGACGCTTTGAAGGCTCGAACGTTCGCATCGTCGCCCTGTCGATCAATGACGCGACCGAATGTGCGTTCGTCCGCTTTCTGTTGAGCGATCCGGAACAAGGTCGCGAGATCTTGGAACGGGCCGGGCTGGCGCTGATCGAAAGCGACCTGATCGGAATCGAGCTTCCCACTGGTCCACAGCCTCTGCTGCGAGTCTGCACCGCCTTGCTGCAAGCCGAAGTGAACATCGTCCAGGCCTATCCACTGCTCAACACGCCGAACGATCGTCCTGCGGTAGCGCTGATGACCGACAACATCGAAATGGCGATGGAGACGTTGTCCAGGAAAAATTTCCACATTCTGACCGAGAATGACCTGAAGTTCAACGACGAATAA
- a CDS encoding DNA-directed RNA polymerase subunit omega, with amino-acid sequence MMEELKEEYIINKVGGRFKLSTLIQKRLVALNAGSRPLVDIPSDNKMEIVLEEIKQDKIHLDMSNEVRITGEGDGGQFFDDFGSDL; translated from the coding sequence ATGATGGAAGAACTGAAAGAAGAATACATCATCAACAAAGTCGGCGGTCGCTTTAAGCTTTCGACGCTGATCCAGAAGCGACTGGTCGCGCTGAACGCCGGCAGCCGCCCTCTGGTCGACATCCCCAGCGACAACAAGATGGAAATCGTGCTCGAAGAGATCAAGCAGGATAAGATCCATCTCGACATGTCGAACGAAGTCCGCATCACCGGTGAAGGTGACGGCGGTCAATTCTTCGACGACTTCGGCAGCGATCTATGA
- a CDS encoding YicC/YloC family endoribonuclease yields the protein MLLSMTGFGESHAQLNGLAVTVEVRAVNNRYFKLNIRGAEGYACFEPQIEALVRKHAKRGTINVNYRVHREASGDDFRLNAAVLKSYLEQLRGVSTQLGLAETPHWDSLLQLPGVIEEKNSEAIDVDSDWPLLEKVLTEALTRFTQMRREEGKAMAADLASNCQEIAAQLAEVEKLAPQVVENYRSRITERLNKLLEEFDVTTDPASVIREVGVFADRTDISEEIVRLKSHLDQYASIMAKEDSAGRKLEFLTQEMFRETNTIGSKANDSEIARRVVEMKTCVERIREQIQNVE from the coding sequence GTGCTGCTTAGTATGACAGGCTTTGGCGAATCGCACGCCCAGCTCAACGGCTTGGCAGTGACCGTAGAAGTCCGCGCGGTCAACAACCGTTACTTCAAGCTGAACATCCGGGGCGCCGAAGGTTACGCTTGCTTTGAACCGCAAATCGAGGCGCTGGTTCGCAAGCACGCCAAGCGGGGCACCATCAACGTCAACTATCGAGTCCATCGCGAAGCGAGCGGCGACGACTTCCGCCTGAACGCCGCGGTGCTGAAGAGCTACCTCGAGCAACTGCGCGGCGTCAGCACCCAATTGGGTCTGGCCGAGACGCCCCACTGGGACAGCCTGCTGCAACTGCCCGGCGTGATCGAAGAGAAGAACTCCGAAGCGATCGATGTCGATTCCGATTGGCCGCTGCTCGAGAAAGTGCTGACCGAAGCCCTGACCCGCTTCACGCAGATGCGTCGCGAAGAAGGGAAGGCGATGGCGGCCGACCTGGCGAGCAACTGCCAGGAAATCGCCGCCCAACTGGCGGAAGTCGAGAAGCTGGCCCCGCAGGTCGTCGAGAATTACCGCAGTCGCATTACCGAGCGGCTGAACAAGCTGCTGGAAGAGTTTGACGTGACGACCGACCCGGCTTCGGTGATTCGCGAAGTTGGCGTCTTCGCCGATCGGACCGACATCTCGGAAGAGATCGTCCGGCTGAAGAGTCACCTCGACCAATATGCGTCGATCATGGCCAAAGAAGATTCGGCGGGTCGCAAGCTTGAGTTCCTGACCCAAGAGATGTTCCGTGAGACCAACACGATCGGCTCAAAGGCGAACGATTCGGAGATCGCCCGCCGCGTAGTGGAAATGAAAACGTGCGTCGAACGGATTCGTGAGCAGATACAAAACGTCGAATGA
- the gmk gene encoding guanylate kinase, whose translation MASSRTGKLVILSGPSGSGKTTVVRELLALAEPKLELSVSATTRPPRAGEVDGRDYHFLSSEEFHRRKEAGAFLETFEVFGNGYWYGTLRSEVERRLTQGISVLLEIDVDGALEIVKQFPAAVTIFLSPGSLEELERRLRGRATEPEETIQRRLAAAKRELAAMGQYKYQIVNDVGAVNETVQRLAEVIQNDSGDDAL comes from the coding sequence ATGGCTTCCTCTCGAACCGGCAAACTGGTGATCCTTTCGGGCCCGTCGGGGTCTGGAAAGACAACCGTGGTGCGAGAGTTGCTCGCCCTGGCCGAGCCGAAGCTGGAACTGAGCGTGTCGGCCACAACTCGGCCTCCCCGGGCTGGCGAAGTCGACGGCCGCGACTATCACTTCCTGTCGAGCGAAGAGTTCCACCGCCGCAAAGAGGCGGGCGCCTTCCTCGAAACGTTTGAGGTGTTCGGCAACGGTTACTGGTACGGCACGCTTCGCAGCGAAGTCGAGCGCCGGTTAACGCAGGGAATTTCGGTGTTGCTGGAGATTGACGTCGACGGCGCCTTGGAAATCGTTAAGCAATTTCCGGCCGCGGTCACTATCTTCCTGAGCCCTGGCAGCTTGGAAGAGCTGGAACGTCGGCTACGTGGTCGCGCCACCGAACCGGAAGAAACGATTCAACGTCGCCTGGCCGCCGCCAAACGCGAGCTGGCCGCGATGGGCCAATACAAATATCAGATTGTCAACGACGTCGGCGCCGTGAACGAAACGGTTCAGCGACTGGCCGAGGTGATTCAAAACGATTCGGGAGACGATGCGCTATGA